Part of the Nicotiana sylvestris chromosome 5, ASM39365v2, whole genome shotgun sequence genome is shown below.
AGTTCGTCAAAGCTCATGTATCtacactcctcaacaaaatggtataGTAGAACGAAGGCATATGTATATTCTAAACATGGCTCGAGCCTTAAGGTTCCAAGCCTTAATCCATTTGAAGTTTTAGGGTGAGTGTGTTTCTACTGTAGTTTACTTGCTGAATAGCTGCCTAATGCTCTGTTGAAAGGCAAATCTCCCTTTGAGAATTTGTTTCTTCGACCACCCTCCTTGCATCATTTGAGAGTGTTTGGTGGCCTATGTTATGCTACTAATATGAGAAAGACAGATAAATTCAGTCCTAGAGCATTTTTTGCAGTTCACCTTGGGTATTCATCTTCCCAGAAAGTCTATCTTCTCTATGATCTCTCTACTCAACACTTCTTTGTTAGCATGGATATTGTGCTTAAGAAAGATATCTTTCCTTTTCAACATCTACAATCTGGTCATTCTCCAATCTTCCCAGTTCTTCAGCTTTCAGCACTGGATGCTCCTGTCTCATGTCCTGAAGTTGTGAAGCCCATAGTAGAGATTGAAGCTCCTATGTACGAGATGCCTTCTCCTACTCAGTCTACTGGTGTACCTAGCACTGCTGCTTCTCATGCCTCTCTTCCACCTCTCAAAAAGTCTTCCATAGTGTCCAAACCTCCTATTTGGATGAAAGACTATGTAGTGCACACTAAGCAGTCCACATGTGCCTATCCAATAGCTCAATATGTGAACTATGATCAATTGTCTTCTGCTTACATGATTTCTGTTGCTACATATTCTACTATTTTTGAGCCTAAGGTCATTTGATTAAGCAAGCAAGGATCCACATTGGGTGAATGTTATGAAGGCTGAGATCTTATCCTTGGAGGACAATAAGACTTGGTATATTGTTGATCTACCACCTGATAAGGTTCCCATAGG
Proteins encoded:
- the LOC104240235 gene encoding uncharacterized protein, producing the protein MGRLGIARETICPEESSPKNGRKVAHATLELRRKIFFGQLQYRRRFSLGFGRRTVTTLVLPNALLKGKSPFENLFLRPPSLHHLRVFGGLCYATNMRKTDKFSPRAFFAVHLGYSSSQKVYLLYDLSTQHFFVSMDIVLKKDIFPFQHLQSGHSPIFPVLQLSALDAPVSCPEVVKPIVEIEAPMYEMPSPTQSTGVPSTAASHASLPPLKKSSIVSKPPIWMKDYVVHTKQSTCAYPIAQYVNYDQLSSAYMISVATYSTIFEPKVI